The following proteins are co-located in the Camelina sativa cultivar DH55 chromosome 12, Cs, whole genome shotgun sequence genome:
- the LOC104732596 gene encoding uncharacterized protein LOC104732596, with the protein MTSSLSWEMQLVETAKEELEILQSQYPNRFAYLKSDLQSFISHLREDHAPPRIPSSSSSSVVLTQESSNCKNKQKHKKRKWVMDNFGDQASSSTIGKIHKNNNNKMGQRVVTKRKNRVEMVLERAQLCLQKIRDVKASLC; encoded by the exons ATGACTTCGTCGTTGTCGTGGGAGATGCAACTAGTGGAAACAGCTAAAGAGGAACTCGAGATTCTTCAGTCTCAGTATCCCAACCGCTTCGCCTACCTCAAATCCGATCTTCAATCTTTCATTTCTCACCTCCGTGAAGATCACGCGCCGCCGCGTATaccatcctcctcctcctcctccgtcgtTCTTACTCAAG AGTCATCAAACTGTAAGAATAAGCAAAAACATAAGAAGAGAAAGTGGGTCATGGACAATTTTGGAGACCAAGCGTCGTCGTCAACCATAGGAAAGATCCACAAGAACAATAATAACAAGATGGGCCAGAGAGTGGTCACgaagagaaaaaatagagttgAAATGGTTCTTGAGAGAGCTCAACTTTGTCTCCAGAAGATAAGAGACGTGAAAGCCTCTTTGTGTTGA
- the LOC104732597 gene encoding protein YLS9-like, whose translation MSDQQKIYPVSDPEAPPHPTAPLVPRDSSRSEHGDPTKSQQAPPLDPPRNKKGSRSCWCKCVCYTLLVIFLLIVIVGAIVGILYLVFRPKVPDYNIDRLQLTRFQLNQDLSLSTAFNVTITAKNPNEKIGIYYEDGSRISVLYMQTSLSNGSLPKFYQGHENTTVINVEMTGFNQNATSLMTILQEQQRLTGNVPLRIRVTQPVRIKLGKLKLMEVRVLVRCGVSVDSLAANSVIRVKNSNCKYRFRL comes from the exons ATGTCCGATCAACAGAAAATTTATCCGGTAAGCGACCCTGAAGCTCCACCACATCCAACGGCTCCACTTGTTCCACGCGACTCCTCGAGATCAGAACACGGTGATCCCACCAAGAGTCAGCAAGCACCGCCGTTGGATCCTCCGAGGAACAAGAAAGGATCAAGAAGCTGTTGGTGCAAATGCGTTTGCTACACGCTTCTCGTCATCTTTCTCCTTATTGTCATCGTAGGAGCGATAGTTGGTATACTCTACCTTGTCTTTAGACCGAAAGTTCCGGATTACAATATCGACCGGTTACAGCTCACCCGGTTTCAACTAAACCAAGACTTGAGTTTATCCACGGCGTTTAACGTCACCATCACCGCGAAAAATCCCAACGAGAAAATTGGAATTTACTATGAAGACGGAAGCAGAATTAGCGTCTTGTACATGCAAACAAGTCTCAGTAATG GGTCCTTGCCAAAATTCTACCAAGGACATGAGAACACGACTGTTATAAACGTAGAAATGACTGGTTTTAATCAGAATGCAACAAGTTTAATGACTATACTGCAAGAGCAACAACGGTTAACAGGGAACGTACCGTTACGGATTAGAGTTACCCAACCGGTTCGGATCAAACTCGGGAAATTAAAGTTGATGGAAGTGAGAGTCTTGGTTAGGTGTGGTGTATCCGTTGATAGCTTGGCTGCTAACAGTGTGATCAGGGTTAAAAATAGTAACTGCAAATACAGGTTTAGACTATAA